In Triticum urartu cultivar G1812 chromosome 6, Tu2.1, whole genome shotgun sequence, the following proteins share a genomic window:
- the LOC125516764 gene encoding ankyrin repeat-containing protein At2g01680-like → MDLLPLSHQALFAAVRSADAEAVRRLLAVAEESALYVAAEAGALEVMHLLLPLYDLEAAKLRSRLDLDAFHVAAKQGHTSEPLLSLD, encoded by the coding sequence ATGGATCTCCTGCCGCTCTCCCACCAGGCGCTCTTCGCGGCCGTCCGATCCGCGGATGCCGAGGCCGTGCGCCGCCTCCTGGCCGTCGCCGAGGAGTCCGCGCTCTACGTCGCGGCGGAGGCCGGCGCGCTCGAGGTCATGCACCTCCTCCTCCCGCTCTACGACCTCGAGGCCGCCAAGCTCCGCTCCCGCCTCGACCTCGACGCCTTCCATGTCGCCGCCAAGCAAGGGCACACCAGTGAGCCCCTCCTCTCGCTCGATTAG